The segment GTGCACGAGGACGTCGTCGGAGAAGAGTCGGGCCACCGGACGGAAGCGGGCGCCGAAGGGCGCGGAGCCCGGCGCGATGCGCACCTCGCTGACGCGCGCGGCGCGCTCTGACGGCCAACCGGTGGTCGCCAAATCGTCATCGGAGGCGGCCTCGCACACCGCATTTGCTGCGTTGGCCGCCGAGGGCCCGTAAGCCGTTACATTCACGGAGATCTTCTCAATCACAACCGTTCGATCTTGTCGATCTTTCAGAGGATTTCGCCCTCTTTTCGGTCAGGGAAGATCGCACCTTGTCCCATCCATGCGCATCCATGCTTACTCCATGGGACTGGCAGTTGCCCTCGAGGCACCCTCGTCAACACGCGACGAGTGACTCAGCGCGCCGGCGCCTCACGCGGCTCGCGGGGCGCGTCGGAGGCTCGCACGACGCCGCGCTCGCTGCACAGCCCCCGAGAGGACGCGATGCGAGCTGCCTCCTCGGGACCGTATTGGGCCGCCAAGTCGCGCTCAAAGGCTTTCTGCTCGGCAGTCATGGCGAGCATCAAGGCCTCGACCGGTGGAAGCGCATCAGCGCTCGGCGGCGCCGGCCGCGAGCCACCGTTCACCTCGGCCACGCGAGAGAGCGCGCCCTTCATCTTCTCCGGATCTTCGCGGCGCGACGCATCGGTGATGGCGGTCATGCACGCTTGCGGACCAATTTTTTGCGCGAGCTCAGGGCTGCCCACGACGCGAGCGCAGAGCGGCACGACGGCCGCCATCATGCGCTCGTTGGACTTTGCGTAGGCCTGCTTCAGCACCTCGCCGTCGGAGGGTGCGAGGCCGATCCGATCAAGCTGCCGCTCGGAGGGGACGAAGGGGGTGCTGCGAAGGCACGGGATGCGATACGGCACCGCCCCCTCTTGGGCGAGCGCCTGCCAATCGGGCGGCGCCGCAGGATCGCGTCCCCGGCCGCCGCGGCGCCCGCTCGGGCTCGGGGAAGGAGCGACGAGGGCGGACGAGGGCACCGCCGCAACCGCGCGCTCGCCCTTGGCCCCGAGACGGCGATTGCACTCTTGGAGCGAGCGAACCAGCGAAGCGTTGGCGGCGGTGAGCTCGTCGTCACCGTCGTCGTCGCGCTCCACAATGGCTTTCTCGTTCAGCGCCTTGGGCAATGGCATAGGCCTTGGTTCCCGCACGAGCTGCATCGCGAAGGCGCCCGCGCCCGCCCCGACGGCGAACAACAGAGCGGAGAATGGAAGGCTCGCTTTCGGCATGATTGCGTCAATCCTCGTGTCGAGCGACGGGCTATCGGCGCGGGCCGAGTCGGTCGCCGGCGCCCCCGAAGAAACGCTATCATGCGCACCCGCGCCGCGGGTTGCGGCTCCGAATGCACGCCCTCTACCTCTTGTCCGTTCTCCTCCACATCCTCGCCGCGACGGCATGGATCGGAGCCATGTTCTTTCTCATGCTCATCGTCGTTCCGATGTTGCGACGAGGCGATCGCGCGCAAGGCGCGGCGTTCCTTTCGGCGAGTGGACCGCGGCTCCGCACGATGGGCTGGGCGTCCTTCGCCGTGCTCCTCCTGACGGGACTTTACAACCTGTCTCGCCGCGGCGTGCACCTCGAGGACTTGACCCGACCCGATTGGGTGACGTCGTCGTTTGGGCACCTCGTGCTGCTCAAGCTTGCGCTCTTCGTAGCGGTCGTCGGCCTTAGCGCCATCCACGACTTTCGCATTGGCCCGAACGCTGCTAGGGCCGTGGCGAAAGATCCGACCTCCGAGGAAGCGCAACGGCTCCGCCGCATGGCAAGCATCATGGGTCGCGCGAACGCCCTCTTGGCCCTCGTCATCGTGGCCGTTGCGGTGATGCTGGTGCGCGGCGCTCCGTAAAACCGTCGGCGTGACTCATCGCACTTCGCCTGCCGCGTCGGCCTCGGGTGCCGGCGCGACGTCGATGGATGCCGCGAAGCGCCGCTGCTCTGGCGGTGCATCCACGTAGGGAACCTCCAGCTCGACGCGATAGGTGCCTTTGCCCAACGGCAGTGGCACGGCCTTCGGATAGTAGCGGTTCCCCGCGTCGTCCTCGAAGGGCCGCGGTGCGGCCGGGAGCCGCAACGCGGTCCAGGCAACCGTCTTGGTCAAGCTGCGCCCCGGCATCAGCACGACGCGAAGGGAGCGGGCGCATAGCACCTGCGTACCGAGCTTGAGCTCATCGACGCTGGCGTCGCGATAGTCGAGCGTACGCGTCAGCCACGGGATGCGCGGTCGCTCGCAGCCTTGGTCGGGCTTCGGCGGAGAAACGCCCGAGAGTCGCTCCCAGCCGGTGGCGATCGACGATTCGGTGCGAAAACAGAGCGGCTGCGGCGTTGCGCCGACGTTCTTGATACGCAGCACGAGCGCGCCCGTTCCACCGGGAAGGACGCTCCGTGAGAGCGGCTCAACGGTCGCCTGGATAACCTTTACGTCGGGGACCTCGTTGCACCGAACGGCACATTCGCTAAGGCGCTCCAGAGCGTCGATGGCGCCGTCATGAACGCACGACGCGGCGGCATCGAGCACGTGGCGAGCGGCATCAGGCGACTCGCGCGCGCGGCGAGGCTCGGCGTCGCAAGCCGAATTGCCGCAGACCATCGCCACGGCGAGCACGGCCCTCCCCTTGCGGCGCGCGATCGGTCTGCCTCTCCCCCGCACTCGTCAGTTTATAGAGCGCATTTCAACGGTCCGGTACCAACAAGGTTTGGCGCGGTCGCGCCCCCGAGTGTTCACGTGCGACGAACTTTGAGATAGTCGATGAGACTTGATGCGTTCGCCCAAACCACTCTCCTTCCATGAGCTCCTCGCTCCGCTGCGTACCAAGAAGAAGCCGCGCCTCACCAGGGAATCGACGGCGTTCCAGTCTTGGCTCACGGCCAACGGCTCCGGCGAGCTCGTTCAGTGGAACAAAGCGCTCTCGGCGATGGCGCCAAGGGCCGGCTACCGCAACGAACTCTTCGCCGCTGTCACCACGTCGCTCTCAGGCGCGCTCGCCATCGACGACGACGGGTGCCGCGCGGCGCGGCTGCGGGGACTGTTTCTGGGGATGAGTCCGGTCCTCGAAGACGCCGAGGAGCTGTGGTTCGCTACATGGGCGGCAACGCCCAGCACGAGCAGTCAGGTTTGGGCCTCGCATCAGGACGAGCGCGAACTCACCTTGCTCGACGACTCGCTCCGCAACTTTGTGATCCGACAATACCGCGAGGATCCCTATTTCAGCGGCGACGATCCCGCGGAGCGCGTGGTGCTTTCACCGGAGCTCGCGCGGCTCAAGGTCGGCAAGGCCACGAGCGGATTGCCGCGCGGTCTTTCGCCGCGAGATCTCGAACCGCGGACCGATTGGATCGTCGCGCTCTTCTTTCCTGAAGGCGACTGGTACGGACTCGGCGATGGCCTCGAGGGCGCCCCGCCGTTTTCCGCCTTCGCTAAGGAGGCCAACCTCATCAAGCGATGGCCCCACTACCAAGCGTATTGGCTCCTCCATCATCTCGCCTTCGGCAACGACGGCGCGCTGCGCCAGCTATTGCCGCTCGTCGAAGCGAGCTACGCGCCGGCGGGCGAGCTCGCGAAGCTGGCGAAGGCGGCCCTCGCCAAGGGCAACGTCAAGCTTCCGCACACCTCGGAGAAGCGCCTGCAAGGGCTCCGCGCGTCGGCACGCGACGCGCGTCCCGACGTGTTCGCGGACGGAACAAAGAAGGCGGCGGGGCCGCGCGCCGACGGCGCCGATGCAGCGCTCGCGTCTCTCGAACGGGAGGCGAAGCGCGACGCCGCGCTCGCGGAGACGCTCGAGACCTGGCAAGCCCTCGCGAGCGGCGCTGGGCACGTCGCCGACCTCGAGAAGGCGTTCATCGACGAGTGGTTCGAGGGCCAGCTCGAGAAACAGATCGAGACGTTCATGTTGGCGCGGCGAGGGAATGCCCCGGCGCTTCAACACGTGCTCCGCTCGCTCGCGAGCGGCATCGACGCCCGATGGTTTGCGCTCGGCGAAGCGCTCGTGCGTCGCGGCGCTCCCTTCGAGGAAACGCACGCGCTCGTGCATCCCGGCGCGACGACGGCGCTGGTGGTCGCGACGGGTGACTTCAAGTTAGGCGCCGGGCGCATCACCGAGTTGTGCGGTCCAGTGGAGGAGCTCGGGCGGCTGCGACGCCTCGAGCTGGCCGTAGCGGCGGAGGAGTTGGTCAAGCGCGGCGCGAAGAACGCGGCCAAGGCACTGCAATTTCTCGTAGGTGAGGCGCGGCGCTTTGCGAAGCAGATCGATTCCTTCGACACCGACACGGCCGCCTCGGCGCTCGGGTTCCTCCTGCGGCAGGGCGACAGCGCGGCGGTAGCGTTCGTCCGCAAGATGTTCGAAACGGCGAGCTTTTCTGGCGCCAACTGGCGCACGCTCATGGGAATCGTGACGCTCGTCGACCGCGAGCTCCACGGCCCCTTGTTCGCCGACGCCCTCGAGGCGGCGTTCGCGCGGGAGCTCGGGCGCCACGACGACGGGGACCGAGCATACGTCGCGGCAACGTTCGCCAAGTGCGCGCCCGCGCGCGCGCGGCGCTACTTTGAGAAGCGCCTCGCCAACGCCGCCACCCCGCAAGACTCGGCGGCGCTCCTCGCGGGGCTCGTCACGGCCGCGCCCGCCGACGCGAGGATTCGCAAACAAGCGACAGCCCTACTGGCGAAGCTCAAGCCGACCGATGAGGCGGAGTGCGGAGCCGCCTTGGCGCTGCTACGGGCCGCTCACGAGGCCGGCGCGCGCGGCTACGCGGCCGAGGGGCGCCGCTGGGTCGCGGCGAAGAAGACCAAATACGTGAACAAGGAGCTCGCCGCGTGGCTCCGCGCCGCCAACCTCCGCTGATGGGCCGCTGATCGACAGGGCTATGCGGCCCGGACGAGCGCGCCTCCGGTGACGCCGCTGGTAGCCGCAGCCTCGAAACCTTCTGCGCGAAGGACCGCTCGAAGGAGTGAGAGCGCGAGCATCAAGCCATCGGGGCGGCCGGCTCGCGCCGCGGAGACGGCCTCCAAGCAGAGCTCGTAGGTGCCCTGCAAGTGCCGCGCGAGCTCGGGATGGCGGACCGGATCGAGATCGGCGGAGAGTCGCGCGAGGCACCGTTCGACTTCGTGCCAGACGTCGATGCACTCCACGCCATCGAGCGCTCCCTCGAGAAGCCCAACGAGGCGCGCCAGCTCGCGATTCTTCGACATCGCCCTTGGGAACGGCAGGCGGCGCCGCGACTTTAGGCTGCCGGTGACGATTTCGACGCCCTCATTCCGCCACGAGGAGGGTGGGAGAGGCAGGCAAGCGCGCGAGATCAAAGCGCACGAGCTCGGCCCAGGCCGTGCCTGCGATGCTGGACTTCGTGTCGAATAGAAACGGAATATCGAGGGTGAAGGTGGGCAGAGCTCCCCCTCTGCGAAGCGGCTCGAGGCCCTCCAGCAAAGCTCGGGCCCGCTCCGGTCGACCCGTGCGGAGTGCAGCAAACGCTACCCCCGCCGTGCCCTCCGGCCATACGGCAGCGAGGCTCTCCCAACGCTCCGTTTGGAGCGAAGCCGCGTAGCGCGCGCGAAGGACGGCGCTCTCCAGGATGATTCCGTTCGCGTAGGGTCGATGCCCGACGGCGCGCGACTTCGGATCGTTAGCGAGATAGCGCGCGTCGGACACCGCGTAGGACGTGTCCGCGCGCGCGCGGTCACCCAAGGCCGCGAAGAATGCCGCTCCCCAAGACGCGCAGTCGAGCGGCAGCGCTCCGTCGACACCGTCCTTGCTCACGCCGCCCACGAGCTGCCCGCGCTCGGCCGCAAACATGCGCGACCCGAGAGCGTCGGCGATTCGGTCGGCGGCAAGCCGATAGCGTGCGTCGCCGCTGACCCGCGCGAAGCGGCGCAAGAAGAAGAACGCGTCGATGTTGTGTTCGGTCGACGCGAAGACAACGTCGCCGGGAACGAAGGTCTCGACGACACGGCCGCGACGCACCTCGTAGCGAAACGAGCCGCTCCCACCCATCACGAGGCCGTCGCGAGGGTCTCCTGCCTTGTTGACTTGGTGCAACAGCAAAAACCCCGCCGCACGATGCGCGAGGTTCGCGATGGCGTCGCGGTGGCCGCCGGCGGCCCCCCCATCGAGGACCTCGGCGGCCGCATAGCCAACCCACGCGATGGCGCCGCTTCGCACGTAGTGCGGCGCGGCGCGGCCTTCTGCGGGGACAAGTGAAAACGGGAGGCTCCCGTCTTCCCGCTGCAGCGCCGCGAGACCGACGAGCAAGCGAGCCGCTTCATCGAGGCGCCCGCTCCGAAGCATCACCAAGGCCACGAGGGCGCTGTCGTAGATGGCCACGCGGCCGTTGTCGAGATCGGTCACGGCGAGTAGACCGGGGCCGCTGGCGGGCCACGGGATCAGGCGACTCGCGAGAAAGGAAAGCGCCCCGCCGCCTTCGAGCGCGCGGGCTCCCGCGGTGACGTCGCGCGGCGGTCCGCCACAACCGGTGACCAAGAGCGTGAGGAGCAGCGATGCGGACGCGAACCGCGCGGCGCGTCGCACCGTCAGCCGACCGTTCGGAGCATGGATCGCCTCGCCGCGTCGCGAACCGACGCCTCTGGGTCGGTCAACAGGTCCGTGATGCGGGCGCGGATGGCCTCGTCGTCGCTGCTGGCGAGCGCTCGGACGGCGGCGACGCGGACCTCCGGTGACGGGTCGCGAAGCGCGGGCAAGAGCAGCGAGCCGCGGCCGCCAGCGCCCAAGGCACCGATGGCGAGAACGACAGCGCGACGCTCGTCGACGCCCCCGCTGGAGGTCAGTCGCGCCGCGAGCACCTCGGAGATCTCCCTGGCGCGCGCGTCCTGACGAATCGCCAAGCGAGTGTCGAGGGCGGTCTTCGCGAAGAGCTTCGCAAAGATCATGACACCGTCGCCGTCGGGGCTCGCGGCTAGCGAGGCCAAGGCGGCGCCCCTCACCTCGGCGGCCGCGTCGGAGGTCATCTCAGCGAGCGCGTCGTGGGCGAGCGCGGCGGTCGAGCCCGTCACGCTCGCCAAGAGTGTGGCGGCACGACTTCGAACCTTCGTCGACGGATCTTGCCGGAAGTGCGCCGACGCATCGAGGAACTCCTCTCGCTTCGAGAGCACCTCGAGGACCGAGAGGCGAACGCCCTCGTCGGGATCGGTGGCGAGACCACGGAGCGATTCGCCAACGTCCGCCATGGGGAGCACACCGAGCGCGCGCGTGGCCTCGGCGCGGACGAGGGCAGACTGCGAGCGGAGGAGCTCGCGCAAGAGCGACGCCGTCTCCGGCGACGCGAGGAGGCCGAGCACGCGCACACAAGGCACGAGCAACATCGGCACGTCGATGCCCATCATCCAATCGACGAAGGCCATGGGATCGTCGCGGAAGCGCACTGCGAGCGTCTCCTCCACGAGCCCTTGCGCCGACGCCTCACCGCCACCAAGCCGCTTGAGCAACGCTTGCGTGACCTCCGGCTCGCGGCGACCCATGAGGCCGCGCACGCTCGCTTCCGCCACCCTTGTGTTGGGGTCCGAGATGGACCGCACGAAGGCTCGTCGGACCGCGGCCACATCGGCGTGCGGCTGGAGCGCGTCGGCGGCGGCGAGGCGGACCCCTTCGTCGGGGTCGGCCGTAACAGCGTCGCCCAACACCTCGTAGGCGCGCTCCACGCGAAGACGCGCGAGGGCCCGCACCGCGAGGCGTCGAGCGCTGACGTCGAGGCTCGACCGCAAGAGGCCCTCGTACTTCTCGACGAGCCCCCTCTGATCAACGTCGCGCACGACGTCGGCACCAGGGTCATCGAGCCCGACGGCGGAGAAAAACGCCGCCCGCACGACCGGATCCTCCTTCGCGAGAAAGCGCGTCGCCGCGTCGAGCGCCTGCGGGCGCGTCACCGCGTCGAGGACCATGCCCGTAGCCTGCTCCGTCCCCACAAGCGCGAGAGCGACCATCCGCGCCGCCGAATCGACGTCTTTGGCGGAAAGAATGACCTCCTCCGCCTCGTGGCGCGCCGCTCGCGCCAGCGAGACGAGCGCGCGATTGCGCACGAACGGGTCGGGGTCGGCGAGGCGGCGCGTCAGCGTCGGCACTACGCGGGCATCGCCAGCGCCACCGGCGCGACCCAAGGCATTGACGACGGCCGCTCGCACGCGTCCGTCGGGATCGTCGGCGGCGACTACGAGCACCGCCAGCGAGTCGAGTGTCTCGATCTTCGCGAGGGCGCCGGCGGCGCTCGCGCGGAGCGGCGCGCTCGGGTCTCGGAGGAACCGCGCAAGGACCGGCACGGCTCGCGGATCGAGCGTCTTTCCGAGCGTCCACGCGACACCGAGCCGCACGTCGAGGGACGTGCTCTTTTCGAGCTCGTCAAGGCGCGCGAAGAGCAGATCGCGGGCTCCGCGCGAGAGCGCCTCGGCGATCCTCTCGCGCACGTCGAGCGGCGCACCGGTCAGCGCCTTCATGAGCCCTTCGAAGGCCTCGGGGCTCACCGCAGACCCAAGCGCCGACACGGCCGCCATGCGGACCTCGAGCGACGCGTCGGTCAGGCGCAGGACGAGCGGCTCGACGATGACGTGACCCCGCCGGTCGCCAAGGGCGGTGACGGCGCGCAGACGCACCACGTCGCTCGGATCGCTGCTCGCACGAACGAGCAGCGGGTCAACCTCCTCAGACAGCACTCGCGCCGAAAGAATGATGACGTGAAGGCGCACCGGCACCGTGCCCGTGTCGTAGGCGGCGGCGATGGCCGCCACGTGCGTCGCCAACGACTCGGGCGGGTAGTTCGTCAGGGCCTCCGCGGCCGCTTCACGCACGGGCTCCTCGGGGTCCGTCAGCCGCTTCACCAGCGTCGAAATGCTCTTGTCGTCTCGCAGTCGCCCGAGGGCCTCGGCGATCGCCGCGCGAACCGGCCACGACTCGTCATCCATGGCCGAGGCCAAGAGCGGCGCGACACGGACTGCTCCGAGTTCGCCAGCGGCGCGCGCCGCGAGCGCGCGGACCTCAAACGATGCATGGTGCACATACGATGCGACGCTGTCGACAAGGCCCGCGCGCCCCAACTCCAAGAACGACTCGTAGGCGCGCTTCTGCGTCGTCGGGTCCTCCGACTGCAGCCGTTGAATAAGCTGTTCGAGGTGCCCAACGCGCTCCAGGGCGAGGGCGGCGCGACGGCGAACTTCGATGTTCGGGTCGCGCAGCGCCGTCTCGAGCGGCGTCGTGTCGAGCGCTCGCATGGTCTCGAAGGCCTCGAGGGCGCGAAGCCGAGTGGCGTAGTCGGGGTCGGCGAGGGCCGCCACGAGAACGTCGACGGCGCGTTCACCTTCGATCTTCGCCACGGCGCCGGCGGCGTGGGCGCGCACCTGCGGCGCCGGGTCGCGCAGCGTCGCTCGCACGAGGGGTTGCAGCGCCCGCGCGTCGCCGATGCTGCCGAGCGCCTCGGCGGCGGCCATGCGGAGAAGGTCGTCGCGATCGTTCAGGCGCGCCACGAGAGGATCGGTTGCGCGCCCATCGGCGATGCGTCCAAGCGCGCGGGCCGCCCAGACGCGAGCCGGCGACGGACCGCCACCGGTGACGAGCTCAAGGAGCGGCGGCACGGCCAACTCGCCGAAGGCCACGAGCGCCTCGGCGACTGTGCGCGAGGCCTTTCCGTCAGTGTCGCTCAGCTCGGCCACCAAGAGCGGGATGGCGCTCTGGTCGCGGAGCTTCGCGAGGGCCGTGGCGGCGGCGACCTTCACCGAGTCCTCGTCCTCGTGGGGATCACGCAGCGCCGCCACGAGGGCGGGCACGGCGGCCGGAGCCGCGGCGGCACCGAGCGTCTCCGCCGCGTGCGTGCGCTCGCTCCACTTGCGCGCATCGCGGAGGAGCTTCGCGTATTGCTCGACCAGCCCGAGATCCACGAACAGCCTCTGCCCGAGCGCCCTCGTGGCCGCGTCTTCGTGATGAATGAGCTGAAGGACGACGCGCTGCCCCGTGATGGGGTCGAAGCGGGCCTTGAGCTCCGCCGCGAGATCTTCCGGAAGACGGTCGGCGTCGGCAGCGAGGAGCTTGCGGGCCGCCTCGACCTTCGCCAAGGCGCGCTTCGTACCGCGCCGGCGCAGCGCCTCGCGCGAGAGGATCCAGAGCGTCGGCGCGAGCGCGAGCGCCACGAGCAGCGCCGTCAGGATCTGCGCGACGCCAACGGGCTTCATGGCTGTTCGAGGAGCGCCGTCACCTTCTGGATGACGGTCGCCGGATCGATCGGCTTGTTGAGGAACGCGTCGGCGCCAGACTGCATGGCCCAGAAGCGGTCGGCGGGGTCAGTCTTCGCCGTGAGGATGATGACCGGGATGTTCTTGTCGATCCGCTTAATGGCGCGGCACGCCTGGTAGCCGTTCAGCTCCGGCATCGTCACGTCGAGCACGACGATGTCGGGCCTGTCGCGTTCGACGCACGCGATGGCCAGCTCGCCATTTTGCGCAATGGTGGTGCGATGACCGAGCGCCTTGAGGCGCACCTCGAGGATCTCCAGACCCATGGGGTTGTCGTCGACGAGCAGGACGTGCGCGCTGGCTTTGCTCACCGACCGCCCCCGCGACTGGTCGGCCCGGAGGCGTCGTCGGCGGCTTCCCGCAGCGCCGTCTCGGTGACACGGAAGCCGGTCCGGGGGATCGCGACAACGGTCCTGCAATCGCCGATGAGCTCGACGAGCTTCGCGCCGTCGGCTTCGACCTCCTCGACGCCCCACACCTCGAGCGCCGCGACCAGCCGCTGCGCCGCGGCTGCGTCGTCGACGAAGAGGA is part of the Myxococcales bacterium genome and harbors:
- a CDS encoding HEAT repeat domain-containing protein; the protein is MKPVGVAQILTALLVALALAPTLWILSREALRRRGTKRALAKVEAARKLLAADADRLPEDLAAELKARFDPITGQRVVLQLIHHEDAATRALGQRLFVDLGLVEQYAKLLRDARKWSERTHAAETLGAAAAPAAVPALVAALRDPHEDEDSVKVAAATALAKLRDQSAIPLLVAELSDTDGKASRTVAEALVAFGELAVPPLLELVTGGGPSPARVWAARALGRIADGRATDPLVARLNDRDDLLRMAAAEALGSIGDARALQPLVRATLRDPAPQVRAHAAGAVAKIEGERAVDVLVAALADPDYATRLRALEAFETMRALDTTPLETALRDPNIEVRRRAALALERVGHLEQLIQRLQSEDPTTQKRAYESFLELGRAGLVDSVASYVHHASFEVRALAARAAGELGAVRVAPLLASAMDDESWPVRAAIAEALGRLRDDKSISTLVKRLTDPEEPVREAAAEALTNYPPESLATHVAAIAAAYDTGTVPVRLHVIILSARVLSEEVDPLLVRASSDPSDVVRLRAVTALGDRRGHVIVEPLVLRLTDASLEVRMAAVSALGSAVSPEAFEGLMKALTGAPLDVRERIAEALSRGARDLLFARLDELEKSTSLDVRLGVAWTLGKTLDPRAVPVLARFLRDPSAPLRASAAGALAKIETLDSLAVLVVAADDPDGRVRAAVVNALGRAGGAGDARVVPTLTRRLADPDPFVRNRALVSLARAARHEAEEVILSAKDVDSAARMVALALVGTEQATGMVLDAVTRPQALDAATRFLAKEDPVVRAAFFSAVGLDDPGADVVRDVDQRGLVEKYEGLLRSSLDVSARRLAVRALARLRVERAYEVLGDAVTADPDEGVRLAAADALQPHADVAAVRRAFVRSISDPNTRVAEASVRGLMGRREPEVTQALLKRLGGGEASAQGLVEETLAVRFRDDPMAFVDWMMGIDVPMLLVPCVRVLGLLASPETASLLRELLRSQSALVRAEATRALGVLPMADVGESLRGLATDPDEGVRLSVLEVLSKREEFLDASAHFRQDPSTKVRSRAATLLASVTGSTAALAHDALAEMTSDAAAEVRGAALASLAASPDGDGVMIFAKLFAKTALDTRLAIRQDARAREISEVLAARLTSSGGVDERRAVVLAIGALGAGGRGSLLLPALRDPSPEVRVAAVRALASSDDEAIRARITDLLTDPEASVRDAARRSMLRTVG
- a CDS encoding CopD family protein → MHALYLLSVLLHILAATAWIGAMFFLMLIVVPMLRRGDRAQGAAFLSASGPRLRTMGWASFAVLLLTGLYNLSRRGVHLEDLTRPDWVTSSFGHLVLLKLALFVAVVGLSAIHDFRIGPNAARAVAKDPTSEEAQRLRRMASIMGRANALLALVIVAVAVMLVRGAP
- a CDS encoding response regulator, whose product is MSKASAHVLLVDDNPMGLEILEVRLKALGHRTTIAQNGELAIACVERDRPDIVVLDVTMPELNGYQACRAIKRIDKNIPVIILTAKTDPADRFWAMQSGADAFLNKPIDPATVIQKVTALLEQP